The region TGAAGGTAAAAACGCTCCAGAACAATCTCTATggtcttggtgaaccattcggctgcccctcttatctttctgccctgccctacagtctgatgttgtcaaggcaactccagacattatacacacactgacagaaacttatACAACTCATCTGACTGGtacgaactcatctcatctgcacacatgacgcacaCCCCCACCCTCCTGCCTCCACCCTGCCATTCGCCCCGAGCTCACGCCTGCATGGGATACTCCTACAGCCACCCTACACTCACACTgtctcaattcagatgacggagtgtcttaaagtttagcatacataaacaatcaaatgtacaacccctggcaataattatggaatcaccggcctcggaggatgttcattcagttgtttaattttgtagaaaaaaaagcagatcacagacatgacacaaaactaaagtcatttgaaatggcaactttctggctttaagaaacactataagaaatcaggaaaaataattgtggcagtcagtaatggttacttttttagaccaagcagagggaaaaaaatgtggactcactcaattctgaggaataaattatggaatcaccctgtaaattttcatccccaaaactaacacctgcatcaaatcagatctgctcgttagtctgcatctaaaaaggagtgatcacaccttggagagctgtcgcaccaagtggactgacatgaatcatggctccaacacgagagatgtcaattgaaacaaaggagaggattatcaaactcttaaaagagggtaaatcatcacgcgatgttgcaaaagatgttggttgttcacagtcagctgtgtctaaactctggaccaaatacaaacaacatgggaaggttgttaaaggcaaacatactggtagaccaaggaagacatcaaagtgtcaagacagaaaacttaaagcagtatgtctcaaaaatcgaaaatgcacaacaaaacaaatgaggaacgaaatgggaggaaactggagtcaacgtctgtaccgaactgtaagaaaccgcctaaaggaaatgggatttacatacagaaaagctaaacgaaagccatcactaacacctaaacagaaaaaaaaacaaggttacaatgggctaaggaaaagcaatcgtggactgtggatgactggatgaaagtcatattcagtgatgaatctcgaatctgcattgggcaaggtgatgatgctggaacttttgtttggtgccgttccaatgagatttataaagaggactgcctgaagagaacatgtaacatgtaacagattgatgaagagtactgtttgtcactcattaagtccatgcctcagagactgcaagctgttataaaagccagaggtggtgcaaaaaaatagtagtgatgtgttggagcgttcttttgtttttcatgattccataattttttcctcagaactgagtgattccatatttttttcccctctgcttggtcttaaaaagtaaccgttactgactgccacaagttttttcctgatttcttatagtgtttcttaaagccagaaagttgccatttgaaatgactttagttttgtgtcatgtctgtgatctgccttttttctacaaaattaaacaactgaatgaacatcctccgaggccggtgattccataatttttgccagaggttgtatatgcatggttgttttaattccgatgtgtgctattattacgttcaactagtagtaattgtggattaattgctgtatttttgtctgaggtgattgggtgtgaagataatttcgttgcacttgttgtaatgagaATAAAATCTATCTATAACAGTTCAGTTTAAACAGTCTGGTATTTCCAGAAAATTTATTTCTCACATTACTCTCACTAAAATAGCCACAATTAAACACATGAAGTTGAGTTTCATTGACCAGAAATGTACATATTAAAAATGTGCTGAGAACATATACTACTGAAACTGTGTTTGTGATTTACTTCATTCAAAAACCACTTCACAGCTTTAACTTTGTATAACCCAAAATCAGGAAAAAGTCgggacagcaaaaaaaaaaaaacctgcatgatTCTTGCAGAaaacaaagatatttcatgtgttgtgtggtcaacttcatttcagttAATATAAATCCATTCAGTGCATTTCAGGTCTACAACACatcccccccccgccaaaaaaaaaggTGGAACAGAGGCAATTTAGAGCTAGTAATGAAGTAAATATGTCAAACAGGTGACTGTAATCataatttggtacaaaagcagcatccacaaaaggctgagtctttgaggagcaaagatggaaaGATGATGTCTAGTTTTTCAACAAATGTGTGTGACAATAAATGAAATGTTGAGGCATATTAAATGAGGCAATaattgtgtaaagtgctttgagcgtctgatgcagatggaaaagcgctatataaatgcagtccatttaaatgtgtaaaaacaaCATTCCTCAAAGAAAGCTTGGGAGGGATTTGCACATTTGTCCCTCTGTCATGCATAATATCCTTCAAAAATTAAAGGACTATttaggaatttcagtgcataaagggcaaGGGCAGAAGCCTAAATTTAACACCAGTGATCTCCAATCTCTCAGATGGATCAAgcacattcatcaatagctggtaTAACCACAtgagcaagggattactttgggaaaactTTGTCaagtactacaaccccaattccaacgaagttgggacattgtgtaaaatgtaaataaaaacagaatacgatttgcaaatcctcttcaacctatattcgattgaatacaccacaaagacaagatatttaatgttaaaaatgatagacttttttgtttttgtgcaaatatttgctcattttgaaatggacgcctgcaacacgtttcaaaaaagctgagacagtggtatgtttaccactgtgttacatcacctttccttctaacaacactgaataagcgtttgggaactgaggacgctaattgttgaagctttgtaggtggaattctttcctattctaacttgatatacaacttcagttgttcaacagtccgcagtctctgttgtcgtattttgcgcttcataatgtgccacacatttgcaATGGGCGACAGGCCTGGACTGCCGGCAGGCCAGtcaagtacccgcactcttttactacgaagccacgctgttgtaacacatgcagaatgtggcttggcattgtcttgctgaaataagcagggacgtccctgagaaAGACgttgcttgcatggcagcatgtcttgctccaaaacctggatgtacctttcagcattgatggtgccatcacagatgtgtaagttgctcattccatgggcactaacacacccccataccatcacagatgctggcttttgaactttgcgctggtaacaatctggatggtctttttcctcttttgtccagaggacacgatgtccattatttccaaaaacaatttgaaatgtggactcagatcacaacacacttttccactttgcatctgtccatttcaaatgagctcgggcccagagaagacagcggcgtttctggatgttgttgatgtatggctttcactttgcatggtagagttttaatttgcacttgtagatgtagtgacaaactgttaactgacaatggttttctgaagtgttcctgagcccacgcggtaagatcctttacacaatgatgccagtttttaatgcagtgccgcctgagggatcaaaggtcacgggtattcaatgttcgttttcagccttgctgcttatgtgtagaaagttctccaaattctctgaatcttctgattatattatggactgtagatgatggaatccctaaattccttgaaattgaacattgagaaacattgtttttaaactgctggactatttttttttcacgcagttgttcacaaagttgtgatcctcaccccgtttttgcttgtgaatggctgagccttttggggatgctccttttatactgaaTTATGACACTCGcctatttccaattaacctgtggaatgttccaaacaggtgttctttgagtatttgtcaactttcccagtcttttgttgcccctgtcccagctttttttgaaatgtgttgcaggcatccatttcaaaatgagcaaatatttgcaccaaaacaaaaaagtatcagtctgaacattaaatatcttgtctttgtggtatattcaattgaatataggttgaagaggattgtcaaatcattgtattctgtttttatttacatttcacacaacgccgcaacttcattggaattggggttgtacaataaggagttacattcacaaatgccacttcaaATTTTACTGTGCATAGAAGAAGCTTTATGTTAATCTTGTCGAGGAGCGGCATCACCTAGGCTTTGAGACATCTGTGTTAGACATTCACAAAGTGGAAATATGTACTGCGGTCAGATGAAGCAGTATGCCACATTGTTTTTTTTGAAGAAATAAATGCTGTGAGCTCCATACCAAAGACAAAAAGGGTGATCTAGACATTATCAGCAACagttccaaaagccagggtctctcATGGTGTAGGATTGTGTCAGTGCCTTTGACAAAGGTAACTGACACTTTTGATGGCTGCATTAATacagaaaagtacattgagattttagagcactaCATGCAGCCTTCAGGACATTTTTTCCAGGGACGTCCATGCctttttcaacaaaacaatgcaaaACTACATTCTCAGTATCCATAAAGTACAAAGTCATGGCTGTGGATTAGGTGGATATGAGTACTGGACTGACCTTTCTGCAGTCTCGACTTGTCCCCAACAGAGAATatggtgcacctggaaagtattcacagcacttcattttttccacattttgttatgttacagccgtattccaaaatttagtaaattcatttttccccctcaaaattctactacccccataacaacaacaagaaaaggttttctttttttgcacatttattaaaaataaaaactaagaaatcacatgtgcatcagtattcacacccttttctcaatactttgctgatgcacctttggtagcaattacagcttaccctcaagtcttcttgaatatgtcgTCACAAGCTTGGTGGACCTATCTTTGGGGAGTTGGATGGGAAGTgtttgtgcacagccattttcagatctctccagagatgttcaatcagattcaggtctgggctctggttgggccactcaaggacattcacaaatttgtcctgaagccactcctttgatatcctgactgtgtgcttagggtcattatcctgctgaaacatAAACCggcgcaggttttcatccaggatgtgtctgtacgttgctgcattcatctttccctcaatcctgactagtctcccagttcctgccactgaaaaacatccccacagcatgatgctgccaccaccatgcttcactgtagggatggtgcctcgttttctccaaacatgacgcctggcattcatgccaaagagttcaatctttgtttcatcggaccagagaattttgttttttgtggtctgagagtccttcaggtgctttttggcaaactccaggcaggctgtcatgtgccttttactaaggagtggcttctgtctggccactctagcatacaggcctgattgttgcacagatggttgtccttctggaaggttctcctctctccacagaagaatgctggagctctgacagtgtgaccatcgggttcttagtcacctccctgactaaggcccttctgccctgatcattcagtttagacaggcagccagctctaggaagggtcCTAGTGGATTCAAAcaccttccatttatggatgattgaggacagtgctcattgggaacttcaaagcagcagaagtatTTCtattcccttccccagatttgtgcctcgagacaattctcttgacttcatgcttggtttgtgctccaacatgtgggagcttatatgtagacaggtgtgtgtctttccaaatcacatccaatcaactgaatttaccccaggtggactccaattaagctgcacaaacttctcaagggtgatcagtggaaacagaatacatgagctcaattttgagattcatggcaaatgctgtgaattcttatgtacatgtgatttattttattttttttattcttaataaatttgtaaaataaaaaacttttttcacattgtcattatggggtactgtgtgtagaaatgtgagaaaaaaataatttcatccattttgcattaaggctgtaacataaaatgtgggaaaagtgaagcgatgtgaataTTTTTTGGATGGACTCTACGTAtatgaaaaatgcaacaatgcTGACCCCTCCGTACCATTGCACATCTTAAGATGTATTTGCAGGAAGAATTTGACAAAATAATACCTGAACCCCTTCACTGCTTGGTATCCTCAATTCCAAAAGATCTTTTAAGTGTTgtaagaaggaatggcaacattacaaaggggTAAGTGCTTTACAACCCCAACTTTTATTGAAGTGTGTTGCCAACCTAAAATCCAGCAATGAATATATGTCAAACATAATGAAATTGACCAGAAAAACAtgaatactgtctgcaatgaaacagaattcAAATCAGTGCAGGGTTTTTGCATTTTCTGTGCCATACCATCTTTTTCTGATTTAGAGTTGTATATTTGCATTTTGAAAAACATATACCATGGACAACATCTTACCTGGTGGTAAAATATTGTCTCTCTCCAGGATGCGTGCAGAGGCAAGgtcattgatgataaactgaaGACGAACACATTTGAAAACTGAACAAAAAGATGAGCCCTCTTCTGTGTTCAAAAATGGCTCTATTTCACAGAGATCTGTCAAAAAAGTGGGTCACACTGTAACCATCAATCTCTGGGGTCACCAGCAAAAAAATACAGTCTACAAATGTGTCCTTACCGGTCCTGCGTTTACACAGCCAGGCATCGGCGTCGGCCAGAAGTTGCTTGATCGGGCCGTCCCATGACGGATTGAGCTGCAAGAACATCCACTGAAAATACAAGGCATCAGGAAAGGTGGCTTTTAAAAAAGGAGAACATACAGAGTGCAACTTGGACAGATCAAGTGTGTCTGTTTTGCTTCTACCTTTTTCAGAGCAGTGTAAACGTCCATCTCCACCTGCATCACAAACAGGTCTGAAGACTGGATGAGCTGCTCCATCACTTCTATTCTGTAGGTACAGGACAGGTGCACAGTGAACAGCACTGAAATTGAGTAGCACAAATTTACAAATTTTCCATGCAACAAAGCATTTTAATACTAAAGGCAGGGCCGATGAGAGTGTGACAAACTTGTGGTAATAAGGGATGTGTGGGACAAGTGGGTGCAGCGTTTACTCATGCTTTACAATCCACGTCCCAACATGACAGTTGATGAGTACTTGGTTTCATTTCGGGGGCGCTGTCCATTTCGACAATATATGCCAAGCAAACCTGCCAAATATGGTATGAAAATATGGGCAGCATGTGATGCACAGTCCAGCTTTGCCTGGAACATGCAGATTTATACAGGCAAATCTCCTGGCGaagcactggaaaaaaaaaaatcaaggcacAAGGGTTGTGCTTGATATGGCTGAAGGACTGCATGGGCATAATATTACATGTGATAATTTTTTCACATCTTATGCCCTGGGTGAGGAACTGCTCAAAAGGAAAGCTATGATGTTGGAGACAGTGAGAAAGAATAAACCAGAGCTTCCCTCTGAACTTTTTGCTGTCAAGAATAGGAAAGTAACATCTTCAGTGTTTGCCTTCACTGACAAAGCAACTGTGGTCTCCTATTGCCTCAAGAAAGGGATAAATGTCCTTCTGCTCAGCACCATGAACAAAGATGCTGCCCTGAGCAGCAgagaagacaaaaaataaataaataaataaataaacacaaatggtGCTGGACTACAATGAGACCAAGGGAggggtggacaacctggacaaagCCACAGCTACATACAGTTGTCGACGCATGACTGCCCGTTGGCCCCTTGTCATCTTCTTCCACGTCACTGACGTGAGTGCATACAATGCGTTTGTGATATGGTGTGAAATAAACAAGGATTGGAACAAGGGAAAACTGAGTCAAAGGAGGATTTTCCTGGAGCAGCTTGGAAATGCACTGGTGAAACCTCAGATTGAGAGAAGACCGTGCCTTTCAAGAGCATCAACAGCTGCTGCAGCTGTTGTGAAGGACATACTGTCAGAGACAAACATCCCAACTCCTCCAATGACACAAACCGCAGGCAAAAAATGCGGCAGGTGTCAGGTTTGTCCTACCCGAAATGATTCAAAGACCAGCATGACCTGTTCACTGTGCAAGAAATATATCTGCAAGGAGAATGTGCACATTGTCTGCACATCCTGTGTAAAGTACTGCAGACTACAAGCTTGACTGTGGAATGGTTCCATGTTCTGACTATCTGACTCGTTATGATTTTCTGTTTCACAAATGGGTGAATTTTCTAACATGTACACCCCCTCACAGACACCAAAAAaagcaagcaagcaaacaaacaaacaaaaaaacaaactttgtaACTCTACCTTTGCCAGTCCCAACCCCGGATAACAAAAGCGGAGGGGTGAGTGAGGCTTTATAGTTAACCACAAATATGTTacaaaaaaggaaataaaataagTAGATTTGGAAGGTGTGGGAACCAACATCAATCAATATGATTGAtattggtcactcgggaggagctcgggtaTTTACatattcaacaaacaaacaaagtgcTTGGCACAAAAACTTGGTCAACAATTTTCTGTAAATCATTGTTGGAAGCAAATGACCCAGGGGTCAAGTTGACCCCAAGGGTAAAAGGTGTTAGTAAAATTTGAGGAGGAGGGTTAAGAATAGTGGAGGTTGACAAACAATTACAATACCCTCCTCAATGGCCTTCACCATTACAGTTTAAAACTACTGTAGTTCAATTAATTTatgcagcaccaaatcacaacacaagtcatcacatggcacttcacacaagcaaggcgtAGCCTGTATCCAGAAGCAGGCACACTGGCAACAGTGATAACAAAAAACTTCTGATTACAGCAAGatatctcaagcagaccagactcaatgaggtgaccatctgccacagccatactaccaaaatacaacaaaatcacAACACTGACATGGCAGATGATGCAGTGACAGAAATATCACAGCTCAGCAACCATATACAGTCCAGTGTTCACAAGTTGAAAAGACAACCAGTAGGTGAGGATCAGAGGCTCAGTTAAACAGACTGTAATTAGTTAGATTAGATAGTGACTGTTTGGATGCCAGATCAGACATTGAAAAAGGCCATTTCCCGCTGCTCAACTCAAACTTGATACATCTCCAACCAACAGACTGCACCACATTCAATGCAAGAGACTCACATTCAGAAATGATGTAACCAGACTTCATACCACACCTATTCATATTCCACTATTCTTTGAGCACAAAGGATCATCTTGAGCATGATTGGATTTTATCAAGACCCTTAAAGCTGGTGGAAGTCTGCCTTACAAATTTAGGATGAGCACACATACCCAAGTTCCTTCATTAAGTCGACATTCTGGTGGGTCATCAGGTTGTTCAGAAGCCACTCAACACatctgcagaaacacacacagtcaaatGCAATGAAAACTCCCATATTAATTCTGTAGTTAGAAATAAAAGAATATGTTAAAAAATCTAACTTTTTCATGACTGAATCCAAGCCATAGATATTAGCAGAAGCATAGTAACCGCACACCGTCTTCACGCTGATGTTTTCTTTCATGGTCTCTCCACACTGTTGGATCAAGCCATCCTGGTCAACATTAACAAACCATGAGATGAGTACTGGTAATGGCTCCTCATTAATATGCAACTATAATGTTAGAATGTAACTGGATCTTATAAGGAGTACatatggtgtaagtatcaagtgtatactaaagtaaatAATTCCTGTGTTCACAAGAATGTTTACACACATACTTCTGTATTTCACAAACAAGACGTAAACTAAAATCTTTTCATCTACTAACCAGCTGCAGCATACAAGCAGCAGCAAGTATGCTAACAACTCTGCTGGGCTTGATTAGAACATCATCCCGGTACAAGGATCCAAACACAACCTGTAGAGCTATACACACAAAAAGAGAAAAATTGGTCAATGTCAAACCGACCCACAGATCTTTTCCATGAATCAGATATACCAACCTTCTGTGTCAATGTTGTGGTCTGGAATCTCCAAGCTGATTTCCATCATGCTGGACTCCTTCCAAGAGCCGCTGAACATGCTGGAGAAATACCCTGACTGGAAAACAATGGGAATGTGGGGGAAAAGGAAAACAAAAGGGAGAATGAAATAGTCTATTAGTGATAAGAAGGCAATGACAACTTAACAGTATATGTGCATTTTTACCTGACATAGGTACACTTTATGGAGATTCCATTCTTGTCCCAAAGCACAGATACGAATGTCACTATTTTCTCCATTCAGGAACAAGGTCTGATAAATGTACCTTGAAGTGCTTTtcagtttcttcctgtttaaatttGGAAAATGGGGGAAAGGGCATCAGCAAGATTAAGACAAACAGCAATGTTGATATTTGACTGAGAATGGGTTATTAGCTTTTTTAAATACTAGACTTGCCGGCGAGGTGTATCAAGTACAATGTCATCATCCTCTTGTTCACTTTCACAGTCACATTGGGCATTTCGTTTCCTCTTCTTGCACTCACATCCATGCTTGTGGCCGCTACTTGCACCCTCTGCAGCTTCCTCGAGTGCTTGCGACGAAGACTGCAACCTGCTGCCCAAACTGCCCATCCCTTGAAATTGAAAGAAAGAGCATCATCAAAAATAGCAGTATTGTATCTTTAAAGATCAATACATGCATGTAATAGAGGATAAGGTCCAATAGGCACTGGGGCAGCAAAGACATGGAGGGATTTCTAGGCAAAGAGGAGGATTTTGTAGGAAATACCGGACATAACTGTGTGCCAGTCATGGTGCATGAGCACCAGTGGAGGGTGGTGGATGTGCTGCCAAAGCTTAGTGCAGGTGTGCTCTTAGTTCACCAAGTTCTGCACATACTGAGAGTGTTTAGTAACAAATGACACCTAGGTTGCAGACCATGGATGGAGAAATGGAGCAGCCATCATTGTTGGCATCCATCTGTCTCATGAGACAATGGAGTCAGTGCCTAGTTGTATCTATTTCTGTATTGCACTACAATGCCTGCTATGGCTGATTCTTGAATGGCATAGCTTGCTGCCGGTATCAGGGAAATGATCCTCCAGGCTGTGGTCACTGGGCTGCTCGCCGTCATCTGCATGTTCTTGCATCAGTCTGTTTCTTGCCTGGTGCAGTGTATCGCCCTGCTTATCAAGAATATCCTCTAAGCTTCCTGCACATCAATAAAGGACGGCAGGCTGTACTGGGTCAACAGCATGCTATTAGCTGGGGGCTGCCCAGCTTGAGGTGGGCAGTAGCTGAGGAGTGGGGCATGATTACCCCTCACACCATCGAAGAGGCAACCTGCAGAGCACAGTGACTATGCCAATCATCTCAGGTTAAAAACTCATGACGGCTGTCTCCTGTGTTGTACTGCCAGTGTAACCAGTGGCAGGTGAGTGGCCTGTACAGAGCGCAAGCCTGGACCAAGTATATGGAAACTCTGTGTTGCCCAATCATCAGAGTTCCCCTCTCAGCCTTGTCAATGTTATCCAAAGGAGTTATCCAAAGTG is a window of Thalassophryne amazonica chromosome 17, fThaAma1.1, whole genome shotgun sequence DNA encoding:
- the gmcl1 gene encoding germ cell-less protein-like 1 is translated as MGSLGSRLQSSSQALEEAAEGASSGHKHGCECKKRKRNAQCDCESEQEDDDIVLDTPRRKKLKSTSRYIYQTLFLNGENSDIRICALGQEWNLHKVYLCQSGYFSSMFSGSWKESSMMEISLEIPDHNIDTEALQVVFGSLYRDDVLIKPSRVVSILAAACMLQLDGLIQQCGETMKENISVKTVCGYYASANIYGLDSVMKKCVEWLLNNLMTHQNVDLMKELGIEVMEQLIQSSDLFVMQVEMDVYTALKKWMFLQLNPSWDGPIKQLLADADAWLCKRRTDLCEIEPFLNTEEGSSFCSVFKCVRLQFIINDLASARILERDNILPPDWLTAVYKNQWFAMLRTEFDSDNGPQEANKEEFELNSMRCGRKLTKDGDYCWRWTGFNFGFDLLVTYTNRFIVFKRNTLSQPCGGAVSLQPRRHLAYRLRLVSFDSRGKLVCSRSTGYQLLTLEKDQEYVVMNLDSRLLSFPLYVCCNFLYTSPHSDQSREQDSSTRSIS